A window of the Gossypium hirsutum isolate 1008001.06 chromosome A05, Gossypium_hirsutum_v2.1, whole genome shotgun sequence genome harbors these coding sequences:
- the LOC107957227 gene encoding adenylate isopentenyltransferase, with amino-acid sequence MEHILSSFHSLDSPVFHRPLPLHRRPRWPRMGSSTPHHRNNQNKTKLIVIMGATGTGKSRLSIDLSTHFPHSQIINSDKMQLYNGLDITTNKIPLPERKGVQHYLLGEFDSIDADVEPSQFRSAAGSTIADIASRGNLPLLVGGSNTFIHALLVETFDPQVDVFAESSSVSRALRYDCCFLWVDVAWSVLSEYLCIRVDEMLDSGMLEELAQFYDPTKAGVMVGLRKAIGVPEFDAYFRKYQPWESPENGVVPNKDRDQSRREAYEEALREIKDNTCRLAKRQIGKILRLREGGWDFTRFDATATFQALMKKKQSSAVAAPELEWREIWEREVVEPSVKIVKRFLEE; translated from the coding sequence ATGGAAcatattctttcttcttttcattcTCTCGATTCCCCGGTTTTTCACCGTCCTCTTCCCCTCCACCGGCGTCCGAGGTGGCCCCGTATGGGCTCCTCCACCCCCCACCACCGTAACAACCAAAACAAGACCAAACTCATCGTCATCATGGGTGCTACTGGTACCGGAAAATCCCGCCTCTCCATCGACTTGTCAACCCATTTCCCTCACTCTCAAATCATAAACTCAGACAAAATGCAACTTTACAACGGCTTAGATATAACCACGAACAAGATCCCTCTCCCTGAAAGGAAAGGGGTCCAGCACTATCTTCTCGGCGAGTTCGACTCAATCGACGCCGACGTGGAGCCGTCGCAGTTCCGTTCCGCCGCGGGTTCAACCATCGCCGACATTGCCTCGCGTGGGAACTTGCCGCTTCTTGTTGGTGGGTCCAACACTTTCATTCATGCTCTCCTGGTGGAAACCTTTGACCCTCAAGTGGACGTGTTTGCCGAGTCAAGCTCAGTGAGTCGAGCGTTGAGGTATGACTGTTGTTTCCTTTGGGTCGACGTGGCTTGGTCGGTACTCAGTGAGTACCTATGCATACGAGTTGATGAAATGCTTGACTCAGGGATGTTAGAAGAGTTGGCTCAGTTCTATGACCCGACCAAAGCGGGTGTCATGGTGGGGCTACGGAAGGCAATCGGAGTACCCGAATTCGATGCCTATTTCAGGAAATACCAGCCGTGGGAAAGCCCAGAAAACGGCGTCGTCCCCAACAAGGACCGTGATCAGAGCCGGAGGGAAGCGTACGAGGAAGCCCTGCGGGAGATCAAAGATAACACGTGTCGACTGGCAAAGAGACAGATAGGAAAGATCCTACGGCTGAGAGAGGGCGGATGGGACTTCACTAGATTCGACGCAACGGCGACGTTTCAAGCATTGATGAAGAAAAAGCAGTCGTCGGCGGTGGCGGCGCCGGAACTAGAATGGAGGGAGATTTGGGAAAGGGAAGTGGTGGAACCAAGCGTGAAGATTGTGAAGCGATTTTTGGAGGAGTAG